Proteins from a genomic interval of Cuculus canorus isolate bCucCan1 chromosome 17, bCucCan1.pri, whole genome shotgun sequence:
- the HSPB8 gene encoding heat shock protein beta-8, which produces MADSQMPFSCHYPGRRSIRDPFREPGLTSRLLDDDFGMSPFPGDLTADWPDWARPRLTTTWPGPLRTGMARASTMAPGYGTRFAGYPENRSPVPFPREPWKVCVNVHSFKPEELTVKTKDGYVEVSGKHEEQQVEGGIVSKNFTKKIQLPYEVDPITVFASLSPEGLLIIEAPQIPPYQPYGEGSCSSEIPVESQEATCA; this is translated from the exons ATGGCCGACAGCCAGATGCCCTTCTCCTGCCATTACCCCGGCAGGCGCAGCATCCGCGACCCTTTCCGGGAGCCCGGCTTGACCTCGCGTCTGCTGGACGATGATTTCGGCATGTCGCCCTTCCCTGGGGACCTGACAGCGGACTGGCCCGACTGGGCTCGGCCCCGGCTCACCACCACCTGGCCGGGTCCGCTGCGCACCGGCATGGCCCGTGCCTCCACCATGGCCCCCGGCTACGGCACCCGCTTCGCGGGGTACCCCGAGAACCGCAGCCCCGTGCCCTTCCCCCGCGAGCCCTGGAAGGTGTGCGTCAACGTGCACAGCTTCAAACCTGAGGAGCTGACGGTCAAAACCAAGGATGGCTACGTTGAGGTGTCAG GCAAACACGAGGAGCAGCAGGTGGAAGGAGGGATCGTCTCCAAGAACTTCACCAAGAAAATCCA gCTGCCCTACGAGGTGGACCCCATCACGGTCTTCGCTTCCTTGTCACCGGAGGGGCTGCTGATCATCGAGGCTCCCCAGATTCCTCCCTACCAGCCATACGGCgagggcagctgcagcagtgagaTCCCTGTTGAGAGCCAGGAGGCCACCTGCGCCTGA